The genomic region CATCAAATACTCCAGCATCCCAGACCTGGGCTTGGGCATGCTGAAGTAGGGGCAGCGGTACTTGTCCATCCTCCAgttgtagtgaaggaaatatgccctagaggcaataataaagttattatttatttccttatatcatgataaatgtttattattcatgctagaattgtattaaccggaaacataatacctgtgtgaatacatagacaaactaaacgtcactagtatgcctctacttgactagctcgttaatcgaagatggttatgtttcctaaccatagacatgtgttgtcatttgattaacgggatcacatcattaggagaatgatgtgattgacatgacccattccattagcttagcacccgatcatttagtatgttactattgatttcttcatgacttatacatgttcctgtgactatgagattatgcaactcccatttgccggaggaacactttgtgtgctaccaaatgtcacaacgtaactgggtgattataaaggtgctctacaggtgtctccaaaggtacatgttgggttggcgtatttcgagattaggatttgtcactccgattgtcggagaggtatctctgggccctctcggtaatgcacatcacttaagccttgcaagcaatgcaactaatgagttagttgcaagatgatgtattacggaaacgagtaaagagacttgtcgataacgagattgaactaggtattgagataccgacgatcgaatctcgggcaagtaacatacccatgacaaagggaacaacgtatgttgttatgcggtctgaccgataaagatcttcgtagaatatgtaggagccaatatgagcatccaggttccgctattggttattgaccggagacgtgtctcggtcatgtctacattcttctcgaacccatagggtccgcacgcttaacgttacgatggcagtttcattatgagtttatatattttgatgtaccgaaggttgttcggagtcccggatatgatcacggacatgatgaggagtctcaaaatggtcgagacataaagatcgatatattggacggctatatttggacaccggaagtgtttcgggtgatttccgagaaaaccggagtgccggaagggttaccggaaccccccgaggaagtattgggccttagtgggcctgagggaagagagagggcagcagcccaggaggtggcgcgcctcctcccatgaggagtctgaattggactaggggaggggggcgcggcccctctttcactctctctctccctctctttccttcctccttctctcttcctagttgcactaggaaaggggagtcctactcctactaggaggaggactaccccctccttggcgcgccccaagggccggccggcctcccccttgctcctttatatatgggggcagggggcacctctagacacacaagttgatctttgtgatcgttctcttagccatgtgcggtgccccctccaccataatcctcgataatattgttgcggtgcttatgcgaagccctgcgacggtagaacatcaagatcgtcaccacgccgtcgtgctgacggaactctccctcgacactttgctggatcggagtccgtggatcgtcatcgagctgaacgtgtgctagaactcggaggtgtcgtagtttcggtgcttgatcggtcgggtcgtgaagacgcacgactacatcaaccgtgttgtgctaatgcttctgcttccggtctacgagggtacgtagacaacactctcccctctcgttgctatgcatcaccacgatcttgcgtgtgcgtaggaaaattttgaaattactatgttccccaacatgtggTACATAGCAGATCCTTTGGCCCTGATCTTCACCACCTCCTTCTCTTCAAAGGACTCGACGTTCCCCTCGACCACATCATCTCCAGATTGatactgcacacattaatgactgacattaatacattatgcattcaaataCTATAAACATCTAACACTAACTcaatgcacaaataacatttcatctaggccttacctcgtacggctcatcttcatcacTGTCATAAGGGTAGTACCCAGTTGCGTCCCACTTCCTCTTGTTGCCAACAAGATCCTCCTTCTACTATATTGTCAACCAAGCAAGTCATTTACAAGGAATTGAATTGCAATTCAAATAATGTCATTACAAACAAGTTGATTTGGCATAATGATGGAAAGCTCCTAACTATATTGAAAAGGTGCACATGTTACACATGGTTTGTACATTTCAACAACTAATTCATAGACTATATATGAAGCTATATAGATACTAAACAATAGGGTTATGAACATACAAGTTCATTCATATGGACATACAAATTCAGATTTTGCTTTTGAACATGCATATGAAGGTATAAATGAATATCATTCCTTTCTTATTAACCAATGAAATAGCAGTTTTTGACAGACAATGCAAATATGACCTTTATATATAACTTCACAAACATGTCAGGTTTTCATTTCATTTGTAAATATTAATAAATATTTAGTTCAGAGCAGTTCTCAATGAGCACTCATATGTCAGAATAAGTGAAATGGTGAAGCCTAACTCCTACATCTAATTAAAATACCCTAACTCCAGCATCTAATTAAAAGCACTAACTCCTAGATCCACCGGAACATTGAATCACAAAGTTTACTTACATATATCATTGGATATAAATGAATCTAGTACAAATAACACTAACTCATACATCTAATTAAAATATCATAACTCTTACTTCTACTGCATCATTCAGACACGCCATTTAATTACATTTATCTTTGCCTATAAATGAATCCAATATAAAAGAAACCTAACTAAACATCTACTTaagaaacactaactaaaacatctACTACATCATTCAATCACAGAAtctatataactgtctataaatgaATAATACAAATAAACCTTAACTAATCGACTAATTTAAAAACCATAACTACTATATCTAGTGGATGATTCAATCATAGATCCTACATATAACTCGCTATAAATGAATCCAATACAAGAAAACCCTAACTAAACATCTAATTAAAAAaccctaactactacatctactcgATGATTCAATCACAGATTCTatatataactgtctataaatgaATCCAATACAAATAAACCTTAACTAATCAACTAATTAAAAAAtcataactactacatctactggatGTGATTCAATCACAAATTCTACTTATCATTGGCTCTAATTGAATCCAATACAAAAAAATCCCCAACTAAACATCTAATTAAAAaccctaactactacatctactggatGTGATTCAATCACACATTCTACATATCAGAGGCTATAAATGAATCCAATACAAAAAAACTCTAACTAAACATCTAATTAAGAAaccctaactactacatctacGGGATGTGATTCAATCACAGATACAACATATCAGTGGCTCTAATTGAATCCAATACAAAAAAAATCCACAACTTAACATCTCATTAAAAAACCCTGACTACTTGATCTACTGGATGATTCAATCACAGAATCCAAACTTAACCTTCACTATAAATCAATCAAGCATCTAAAAACCCTAACTATCAGAAGGGGATCCAGCAACTAGCAACAACAAAAAACCCTAACACCTAAATCTACTGCTTAACGGGGGTAACTAGCAACGGAGGGGACTGCTGGCCAGGATAACCTGCAGGTCCATGtgctcgccgccggcctccgcagGTCCATAAGACGGGCCGCTTGACGCCGTCAGGCCAAGCTCCGGCACGGCTGAGTCCGCCACGGCAGAGTCCGCCACGGCCACCTTCTTCTCATCCAGATCTGCCGCCGCAGCGACCGATCCAGCGCGTGGGGATGCAGCACCTCCTGCACCCGCGCCACCGACGAGGGTCTGCACGACATCTGCCACGGTATCCGCACCCGTCTTCTGCAGATCTCCGTCCGCGACAGCGGCTTCGCCAGGGCCTTGCTCCATCCGAGCCAGAAGCAAGCAGgagaagagagggaggcggcggtggtgacTGGTGAGCGAGCAGGTGGGGTGGCCGGTGAGGGAGACGGTGAGGTAGagcagagaggagggagagggaggcgatttgggggaaatggggtgAGCAATGCGGCCGATGCCCGTTCCCCTCCTCCTATACTAGGGCCCTTTTTTTGGAAACTATTCACGCACACGTGCACGCGCATGACCGTGGGGAAACGCAACCGCCAGCGTATAATACACGTGCACGCCCGGCGTACAATAATACACGGGCCGGCGCGGGCTCATATCGGGCTCTACGACTGGTCTACGCGCGCTTTACACCCACCTGAAATGACCATCGTACCCCTCGTTACAAACCGCCATCGACGTATCTGAACCGTTCTTGTGTTTTTCCCACTGTGTTTTTCAGGACTGTTGTAACGAGTTCTGATGACCCACGCTGTAACTATTTACCTCCGTTCGGAGTTCTTATGACCCACTCccttccaaaaagaaaaaaaaagaaaaagagttcTACGGTACCACGCTGCTTAGCTTCTCTGAATTACAGCCGGTCCGTGTCCGACCACCGCAATATCCTTCCTCGTCCGACTACGACTATGACTACTTCCTCTCCTTCCTTATAATGCGAACACACCACCCGCCTAGCTAACACGAACGCAGAGCTACAAGCTTCTCCTGCTGATAAGAGGCATCGATCGGCATGAACCCGCCCACCGGTAtgtttccgccgccgccgccgccgcctttccaCCACACGTTCCCGATGCAGCCCCCGCCGTACTTCTACCATGCACCCATGTCGCCGGTATGGGCGTCGTGGGCAGTCCCTGTGCGCTCCGTGTGGGCATCCAACTTCAAGTACGAATCGGAGAACCTCCTCCACGTGGCCAGGAGAGCCCAATACGTCGCCGTCGACGTGCACTACCCGGGCGTCGTCCACCACCCCGGCAAGGACCACAACGCCCTCACCGTGGAGGAGCGCTACGCCCTCGTGAAGGCCAACGTCGACGGCCTGAAGCCGCTTCAAGTCGGCATCGCGCTCTACGACAGCGACGGCGGGTACCTCGCCGCCTGGGAGTTCAACCTCCGCGACTTCCGCCCCCATGCCGACCCGCACGACGAGAACTCCCTCGCGTACCTCGCCGGCCGCGGCCTCAACGTCAGCGCGCTCCGCGACCACGGCGTCAGCGCCGACATGCTAAGCAAGAAGCTGTTTGAATCCGGCCTGGTCGGCGCTCGGCGTGGGCGGTCGCGGAGTTGGATCACCTACGCCGGGGCCTACCATGTCGCATACCTGCTCAAGATTGTCACCGGCGGGGCCGCGCTGCCGCGAGACGTGGCCGGGTTCAACGCCGCCGTGCGGCGTTACCTCGGCGACCAGGTCTATGATGTGGCCAGGATGGCGGCCGACTGCCCGGCCATGCCGCGGGCGCTGGAGCACATCGTCACTCACCTCGGCCTCCATCCGCCGCTGGAGAGCCCTCACCTCGCAGCTGCCGCTGGCGTGCACGCGCTGCAGGTCTTCATGCGGCTGAAGTACGTAGAGCTCGGCGGCGACGTGCGAAAATACCGGGGTCTACTTAAAGGCCTGCACTAGCAGGTCGATCTCACACCAACAATGCTGAGCCGAGAATCCGAGGCTCGTGCAAGGAAGACTGATGCTGACTTGCGTCCATGGTAACCCGATCTGATCAAGTCCTTGAAGTCCGAAGTCTGAAGaattccgtttcaaaaaaaaaaaaaagacaaaaaaaatagGAAGAATTCCTTCCCATCGAAGAGAGTACTAAACCAGCGACATTTAACATGGACCGAAGAGAGTACTACACTTTTTCCAGTAAAGTCCAAAAATTTCCGTTTCAATGGAGTTTCGTAGTTTTCCCAACAACAAAAAAGTTCAGGTAACAGGTAGCAAGGAAGTACAGAGAGTTCGGCGGTGACGTGGAGAGGCATCCACTACGTGGACACCAGCTATGCTGAGTCGATACTTTGAAGTTCGTGCAAGGAAGGCTGGCGCCGACTTGCATCCTTTGGTAGCTCTAATCAAGTTCTTGAAGTCTGAAGAATTAGTAGTACTGCACTTTTGAAGTTCAAGTATTAGACTTCGTTTTTTTCAGTATAGCTTCATAGTAATGTTGCCCATGTAATCGCAAAAAATATGTTAGAGTTACAGTATAAAGATATCcaattcctttttctttttttgcaacGCTACCTAGCAGCGTTCTATTGAAGAAATATCTTGTAGACTCTTTTGCTATCTTTTATACAAGAAAAGTTGTTATGCAATTTGCTCGTCGTACTCTCGAAAAAATAGTAATGTTGCCCAGGACCCAGGTAGCCGAATCAAGTTATAAATATATGCATCATATTCAAGACACGTCACGCTAGCTGCACCCTTCTACAGGAGAGAGGAAAATGAAATATCATTGCTAATTACTTCCTCGCTTCTCAATTAATCAACGTTCTGGTTATATTCTCAATTATCCGAAGCATGCTCGTGAGGAAGTAGGCAGCCGAGCTTCAAAACGAGAGAATTCATGGTGGCACTTGAAGCATCCGGGAAAATATCTAGTGTTATTACTAGCACTAGAATGCACCCATTTTAAAAATAAATCAAATTAAAATGTGTCAAAAAAATCTAATAGTATTTGTGGATGTCCACAAGGCGTGTATGTACAGCTCCTAAAATATTGGGCACTACTAGGCTCAGGCGCACTGTCCGAAATTTCGGTCGATGGCTGCGTGCGTAGCCATCCGATTTGGTCCGCGCGAACCGATAAACTGCATCTTCCACCTCCGTCCTCACCCCTTACCGCAGCATCAACAGCGCATCCTTCCCCTCGCCGGCCTGTAGCCTCACCTCCTTGGCTCCTCCCGTCGCCCCGCCCTGCTGACCCGGCGGCGTCACCCCGCGCGCTCGCAGCAGACCCGCCATACATCCTCGCACACCTTGCTCTCGAGCTCCCAGCACCGCTAGGCGCCAGTTTTGCAACAACGCCGCTCGATGCAGCTCCACCAGTGTCGGCTTGCAGCTCCCTTCACAAACGGCTTCCAGCTTGCCGTCAGAGGTGCCGCTGGGTGCAGCTCTTATCGTTGTTGGTTGCAGCTCGACGTCTGACGCCGCCGCTAGCATGCGGCTCCCATGGCTGCCTGTTACAGGTTTGCAGCTTTGTTTTGATCGGTTGTAGCAAAACCAGTCGTCGGTGGTAGCATCCCGACCATCGGTCCACTGGTCGTAGTAAAAAAAACCTTGCCGAGCCACCGTGCGCCGTTGCAGCTCCGCCATCGCAGCTCGTCGCACCACTGCACATGGTTGCAGCTTTTACGATGACAGGTTTGTCACGGCCCTCTTACTCAATTCAAGCAATCATGGCGGATTACAAGCAGATCTTGTTAGGGTTTGAGAGGGAGAAAGGGGATCGGGAGGTGAGAGGAGGAGGATACAGAGGAAAGAGTCAGGGAGGGGGTTCATCCTATTACACTTTCGTGCCCCTCTCCACTCCGCCGAGGCCTACTTAACGATCCGCTACAACTCCCAGGTCGAGGGGTCGAAAAGCTTGTTGGGCTTCCTTCTTCTCTTGGGCCGCTCGGTAGCGTTGGTGGGCTCTGGTGCAGTATCGGTCGTGACATCCCCCCTTTCTTCAGACGCGGCTTGACCCCAAGCCACAACTCCTGGGAACCTGCTCCGGAGCTCGAAGAAATCTTCCCACGACGCCAGCGCCTCTGGCTGAGATGACCACTTGACCAGCACTTGAGGGATCTTTGATTTGCCTTTTGTAATCAGGCGCCGAGCCAGCACCTTCTCAGGAAAATCTGGAGGGGAGTAAGGCAACGCAGGGTCTGGCAAGGAGGAAACCGACGTGGCTCCCGATTGCAGTGCCCCTCTGAGTAAAGACACGTGAAACACATGGTGAACACGGCTTCCCTCCGGTAGTTGTAGACGATACGCCACGTCCCCAATGCGCGCCGTCACCTGGAAAGGACCAAAAAACTTGAAAGACAGCTTATGGTTAGCCCTTGCCGCGGCCGAGGCCTGCACATAGGGCTGCAGCTTCACGAACACCCAGTCGCCCACTGAGAAGGATCTCTCTAATCTCTTTCGGTCTGCCTGATCCTTCATCCGCTGTCGTTACCTTTCTAGGTGCTGTTTTAACAAGGCTGTCATAATCTCCCTCTCTTGGTGCTAGCAGTTCAGATCAACCGAAGTTGCCATTGAGGCATTCACAATCCCGAAGTGGCGAGGAGGGTGACCATAGAGTACCTCGAAAGGGGATGCCTGCAGTGCGGAGTGAGGTGCTGTGTTGTACCAGAACTCAGCCAAGTGTAGCCATTGGAACCACCTGTGCGGGCAGGAGTGTACAAAACACTGCAGGAAAGTTTCCATGCACTGGTTCACTCTCTCCGTGGtgccatctgtctgtgggtggtaAGCCGAGGACATGCGTAGCTCTGTCTTTGCTTGACGAAACAGCTCCTTCCACAGGATGCTTGTGAAGACCCGATCTCGGTCCGTGACCATGGCGTACGGCAGACCGTGCAGCTTGTACACATGAGTCATGAATGCGGTAGCCACCTGAAGAGCTGAGAAGGGATGTGCCAGAGGAATGAAATGGGCATACCTCGTCAACTTATCCACCACAACCATAATGCAGGAGTAGCCGCGAGAGAGAGGCAGTCCTTCCACGAAGTCGAGAGTGATGGTGTGGCAGGCATGGGGAGGAACAGGCAGCGGCTCCACTAGTCCCGGAGTACGGACCCTCTCAGTTTGTCCTTGTTTGCACGTGCTGCAGTTTGAAACCATGGTGACCACATCTTGTCTCATTCCTGGCCAACCGAACAGGTGTGGCAGACGTTCATAAGTTGCGTGGATGCCCGAATGCCCTCCAGTTGCACTAGAGTGGATGGCTTGTAAAATCTGTTGTTGCATGGTTGCATTCTGCCCCACCCAAACTCTGCCCTTGTACAAAATGACCCCGTCCTTCACTTCATAATCTGAATCGGGATCTCCAGCCTTACTTTGTTGCTGTAAGATAGCCTTGGCCCTGTCAACATTTTGGTATCCTTTTACCACTTCTTCCAGCCACACCGGGGTAGCAATCGTGATAGCTGAGACTTCCATATCTCTGCGGGATAGGGCGTCTGCCGCTGTGTTTTCAACCCCTTTTCGATACACCACTTTGTATTGTAAACCCATCAGCTTGGTGTAGGCACGCCTTTGCCACGGGGTAACCAGTCGTTGGTCGCTGATATGAGCCAAGGCGCTATGATCCATCCGGATGACAAACTCTGAACCTTGCAGGTACGATCGCCACTTTTCCACTGCCATGAGAATAGCCATGAACTCCTTTTCATAGGTTGACAAGCCACGGTTGCGCAGCCCCAAGGCTTTGCTGAGGAATGCCAACGGGTTCCCGTCCTGCATGAGCACTGCTCCCACCCCCTAGTCTGACGCGTCTGCTTCAATCTCGAAGGGTTTGTCGAACCGGGTTAAAGCCAGAACGGGGGCAGTGATAAGAGCTGTTTTCAGGTGTTGGAACGCTTCTTCAGCTTCCGGCGACCAAACAAACACTGCTCCCTTTTTCAACAGATTGGTCAGGGGACGACTGATGAGCCCAAAGTTCTAGACGAATCTCCGGTAATAGCCAGCCAAACCCAGAAAACCTCTGACTTGACGCACCCCCGTTGGCGTTGGCCACTCTTTAACTGCTGAGATGTTCTTTTCATCTGTCGCGACTCCCTGGGCACTGATGACATGCCCCAGATATGTTACTTGTGGTTGAGCAAAAGTGCATTTGGAGAGCTTAACCTTGAGTTGATGAGCTTCTAGTCTCTCGAACACTTGCTGAAGGAGGCTGACATGCTCAGTTAGCGTAGCACTGTGGACGAGGATATCGTCGATGAACACGAGTACTTAGTGCCATATCAGGCCAGCCAAGACATAGTTCATGCCCCCTTGAAACGTTCCGGGTGCCTCCGATAATCCGTAGGGCATCACCTTGAATTCGTAGTGCCCCAAGTGAGTCTTGAACGCAGTTTTGAACACATCTTCGGCTGCCAACCTGATTTGGTGATACCCGGCCCTCAAATCCAGGCTGGTGAACCATTTTGAGCCGGCCAATTCATCCAAAAGCTCCTCGATAACCGGCATCGGAAACCTATTCCTGGTGGTTATGGCGTTCAGTTGTCGGTAATCGACACAAAACCTCCATGACAGATCCTTTTTCTGAACCAGCAGGACAGGTGAAGCAAATGGACTGTAGCTTGGCTGTATaatgttgaaatatgagatgggcctagagcccatatgacaatttcagatttgatctctaaggtcccatgtaggtggcatgacaaggtggtgggaagtttagtcccaccccggaagtggaaggagagttggagtggtttataagggattctccccccccatgctattggagcttcagaagagatgaggccctcgcgcactcttcctccgctcgcctcgccacgccacgcctcgtcacgacgcgccgcgggttgcgggattgagccgagctgaGCTCaatcctatgcgcttctttttgccggtcaggaacggagagtctttgacaggtagggccacgatctgagacgtcggatcatgggctaccgacttggacgtgggttcagcccacgtttCTCTACGCGCAGCCGCATATATATATGTGGgacgctgccaaccctagccgccacgaaacaaatgcatctccgcctccacgcccacgtcgttcctctgctgctgctgctgccggcgactccgtcccgttcaccgcgtacacggttgacgggagagtaGGCCTCCGAAAACCCGcttctccggatcctgtacgggagaggggcgattaggtttttgggtagcgattacgcgactgctcgcttctgttcatctatgtctgcatcaccttcgtcatcaccatgtcgaccgacgccgaccgtgccgccgctgagaaggccgaggccgacaagaaggccgccgaggatgccgcggctgctgccaccgccaccaccgccgcgtggccgattggagggtatacatcatTTATCCTTCttgtgtttctttctgttgtagcagtactagcgatatgcgtagatgtttctactatatgcATAGTACATGCTCCGTTAGATCATAATCACTGTGTTATCAATgttgtccatgtcatgctcatgatttattcatggattaatttactcgaaaaactgcctattttcttatcaatccaaaaacctaatgtgtgtaggagtttttcgaattctggtTTTGCTGCTACACTGAAATTGTCCCCGtttacggggacgtactttaagcgttggcagactaaaaccaccttatggctcacggccatgaacgtgttctgggtcgccggtgtgactcccacaggaacgatcgctcctgaacaggagaaggcgttcaaggaggccacttTCGTGTTCCTCGGGGCAATTCTAagcgtgattggagataagctggttgacgcatatttgtatgtgcggtctgccaaggacttgtgggaggcgctcgaatctaagttcggggctgccgatgcagggagcgagatgtatattatagagcagttccatgattacaagatggttgaaaaccgtcctgtattggagcaggctcatgagataatatgcattgttaaggagcttgagcttcttaagtgcgagttgtcgggcaagtttgtcgcgggctgcataatcgctaagcttccCAATTCCTGGAgaaactttgccaccactctgaaacatcagagacgtgaattctctgtggaggatgtcataggccatctgagtgttgagcagaattcaagggcaaaggactcgcacggaaaaggggtagaaggaacttctgtggccaatatggtgcatcagaagaactccaattcccacaagcccaagggaaagaacggtgtccaatagagtgtcaactttaagaagaagggtaagaagaccttcaagaagaataagaaggatgagggatgctttacttgtggttcgcttgaacattgggccaacaagtgcccaaacaagtataagaagcaagggcaggactccaagtctgtcaatatgattgtgagcaacaatgagagtggtacatctgggtacggtaatttttttgctgtattttcAGTTCGgccgtccaccgattggtgggtcgacacaggtgcaggtgttcatgtgtgtgctgacatttcattgttttcttcttaccaggccacaggtcacgggtccgtactgatggggaatggcgcgagtgcttctgttcttggtgttggcacggtcgatctgaagtttacttcgggaaggatcgtgcagctgaagaacgtgcagcatgtccccgccatcaagaagaacctcgttagtggctcccatctatgtagagaagggtttaagttggtattcgagtctaataaattagttgttacgaaatatggactatttgttggaaagggtTATGAATGTGGAAGCATGTTCCGCCTTTCTCTTGCAGAtctatgtaataaagtcgtgaacgatattcatttgagtgttaatgaatctgaagtctggcattcacgtctttgtcacattagttttggtgttatgacgcggctagcaaaatcgaatttaatcccgagtttcactttagccaaaggttctaagtgacattcgtgtgtgcaatctaagcaacctcgcaagcctcacaaggcagcagaggagagacacttggcgccactggaactcatacattctgatctttgtgagatgaatggtgtgttgactaaaggtggaaagaaatatttcatgactttgatagatgattccactagatattgctatgtgtatctgttaaatactaaagatgaggctctacactacttcaaaatctataaggcagaagttgagaatcaacttgaaaagaaaattaaacgagtccggtcagatcatggtggag from Triticum aestivum cultivar Chinese Spring chromosome 4A, IWGSC CS RefSeq v2.1, whole genome shotgun sequence harbors:
- the LOC123082290 gene encoding probable CCR4-associated factor 1 homolog 11, which encodes MNPPTGMFPPPPPPPFHHTFPMQPPPYFYHAPMSPVWASWAVPVRSVWASNFKYESENLLHVARRAQYVAVDVHYPGVVHHPGKDHNALTVEERYALVKANVDGLKPLQVGIALYDSDGGYLAAWEFNLRDFRPHADPHDENSLAYLAGRGLNVSALRDHGVSADMLSKKLFESGLVGARRGRSRSWITYAGAYHVAYLLKIVTGGAALPRDVAGFNAAVRRYLGDQVYDVARMAADCPAMPRALEHIVTHLGLHPPLESPHLAAAAGVHALQVFMRLKYVELGGDVRKYRGLLKGLH